A portion of the Pseudoalteromonas galatheae genome contains these proteins:
- a CDS encoding 2OG-Fe(II) oxygenase family protein, with protein sequence MKQTHEINDAIQSAFRLIQQKREQSALELLQPFTHVQHPDLQYLTGICHKALNNWSSAITALQQANNLAPRVEVQSHLAKCYWQLGDFKQAEDLYLAILEVEPQHIEVFKNLALLHLEQNHFESAASWSSKGHTKDSSGQFTKLLGDIEKAQGHLDKAIELYLSVPKHSPIAYRAVHNLGVCYKLQAKFDQAIQCFHLVHRQSPEQYEPLYNLGDCFFAKGQFEQAQEAYQLALKRAPYNTTIHQSLNELYWQNGQQQRFAKSLLSALETANNKLPLIECLAELYWNTGQYEACKQCILQSNYADSSAVMLTLQGRLAATKSDFDIAFEYLDKANKIVAEQDRMCEQAKFAIQLGKFDNASALLEKVLHTNPNSQLALAWLSVVYQATDEKKHRELCNPEFILTTELQTPDGYTNREEFISELESCLLTLHQGKQAPSEQTLVNGSQVSGGLLNRDIEIITKTKVQLLHDIEQSLKQLNATSEHPFLAHLNTQRQITGSWSVKLTEQGFHVSHIHPAGWISVVLYINTPEDDTENGVIEFGRPPLAPPYDFQPFRTVKPKRGQIVIFPSYFWHGTQPFTATENSYRMTLPLDIGIVKNESEARAQ encoded by the coding sequence ATGAAGCAAACGCATGAAATAAACGACGCTATTCAAAGTGCTTTCAGGCTTATCCAACAAAAACGGGAACAAAGTGCCTTAGAGTTACTTCAACCTTTTACTCATGTACAGCACCCAGACTTACAATATTTAACTGGCATTTGCCATAAAGCCCTAAATAATTGGTCGAGTGCAATAACAGCTTTACAACAAGCAAACAACCTTGCGCCACGAGTAGAAGTACAAAGCCACTTAGCAAAGTGTTACTGGCAATTAGGGGATTTTAAGCAAGCTGAGGATCTCTATTTAGCAATCTTGGAAGTAGAGCCTCAACATATTGAAGTATTTAAAAATTTAGCGCTGTTGCATCTTGAACAGAATCACTTTGAATCCGCTGCATCATGGTCATCGAAAGGACATACTAAAGATAGTTCAGGCCAATTTACTAAGCTTCTTGGAGACATCGAAAAAGCCCAAGGCCACCTAGACAAAGCCATTGAACTTTACTTATCAGTCCCCAAGCACTCACCAATTGCATATAGAGCAGTCCATAATTTAGGGGTTTGTTATAAGTTACAAGCTAAATTTGATCAAGCAATTCAATGCTTTCATTTAGTTCATAGGCAAAGCCCTGAACAATATGAACCTTTGTATAACCTTGGTGACTGTTTTTTTGCAAAAGGTCAGTTTGAACAAGCTCAAGAGGCTTATCAACTTGCATTAAAGCGAGCGCCATATAACACCACAATTCACCAAAGCCTTAATGAACTCTACTGGCAAAATGGCCAACAACAGCGCTTCGCCAAAAGCCTTTTATCTGCTTTAGAAACTGCAAATAACAAACTACCATTAATTGAGTGCCTTGCTGAGCTATACTGGAATACGGGTCAATACGAGGCGTGCAAACAATGTATTTTACAGTCTAATTATGCGGATTCATCCGCCGTTATGTTGACTTTACAAGGTCGCCTAGCAGCAACTAAAAGTGATTTTGACATAGCCTTTGAGTACCTAGACAAAGCAAATAAGATTGTTGCGGAGCAAGATAGAATGTGTGAACAAGCAAAGTTTGCCATTCAACTTGGTAAGTTTGACAACGCAAGTGCACTGCTTGAGAAAGTGCTACACACTAACCCCAACTCACAACTTGCGCTGGCTTGGTTAAGCGTGGTTTATCAAGCTACCGATGAAAAAAAGCATCGTGAATTGTGCAACCCTGAGTTTATTCTTACAACCGAGTTACAAACGCCTGATGGCTACACAAACCGCGAAGAGTTCATCTCAGAGCTAGAGTCTTGCTTACTCACACTGCACCAAGGTAAGCAGGCGCCCAGCGAACAGACTTTGGTTAACGGCTCTCAAGTTTCTGGCGGCTTGTTAAACCGGGACATAGAGATAATCACTAAAACCAAAGTTCAATTACTTCATGATATTGAGCAATCTCTCAAACAGTTAAACGCCACCTCTGAACACCCTTTTCTTGCACACTTAAACACACAGCGACAAATAACTGGCTCCTGGTCTGTAAAATTAACCGAACAAGGTTTTCATGTGAGCCATATTCATCCCGCTGGTTGGATAAGTGTGGTGCTCTACATTAATACACCAGAAGACGACACGGAAAACGGCGTTATCGAATTCGGCAGACCTCCTCTAGCCCCGCCTTACGATTTTCAACCATTTAGAACCGTAAAACCCAAACGCGGCCAAATCGTTATCTTTCCATCCTACTTTTGGCATGGTACTCAGCCATTTACGGCGACAGAAAATAGCTACAGAATGACATTACCACTTGATATCGGCATTGTAAAAAATGAATCAGAGGCGAGAGCACAATGA
- a CDS encoding TonB-dependent receptor plug domain-containing protein: MKQFKRSKLSMLITSACLIGGSIGLQASAEETTDGATEEVERISITGSRIQRVALTAKTPVIELDGAEFAMSGNLNVEQKLAELPLTVPSFGPSSNNPGDGTARVDLRGLGNERTLVLVNGRRWVPATQTGVVDLNTIPASLIEGVDIITGGAGAVYGSDALAGVVNFRLKDDFEGAEISALYDITEEGDGEKFNTDLTLGGNFADDKGNATVYIGYAKRESIFQGDRDFTSVTLTEGENSLVPGGSSGIPGTRVFAGPTLPNGTTLGRFGPNGEGLPYTSADAFNYAPDNYLQLPQERLTLNSFAHYYINDDTRLYSELSFIRNEVPQQLAPTPAFVGNLEVNPNSPFFGADVQAAMNALVPELDADGEPTGNMISALNADGNYVLPFIGRRMVENGPRQVVDTRNAMRLLVGVDGFIGDWAYNAYYSRSELDRSNLLNNDVSETRFRQAILVNDDGTACQDTSGGCAPLNIFGEGNISQAAIDFINVGASNVTNIKQEIFHIDFAGELPFTVPSADMPVGFVIGYESRFDDSSFRPDEFLASGDVLGFNAGEPTVGSYSVDEIFTEIDIPLVTDAAFAEDITLWFAGRLSDYSNIGNASSFATTINWKVNEYVSFRAGYQESVRAPNISELFQGAANGFPSATDPCSVAGFVEGQTDRALCEAHGVAASQVGVFEQANAQIEGSFGGNPDLKEETSEAITLGLVITPTENFDVTIDYFDIQIDDAIDVLGGGVNNILDICYNQLKDPNSEFCQAITRRPDGNVDLVTALNANIAELGTKGYDINFNWTTELGFGIGGNGSTLNISSKNTILDEYFETPSVGFTETNYCEGKFGNTCGTPRPEFQSNNRFTWTSGDLTLSALVRYMSEVDDDTGENEIAPISKAEWYLDLSASYHFTDHVEATFGIKNVLDTEPTPLGDAQQQANTFPELYDVIGPRYFVSAVYTF, translated from the coding sequence ATGAAACAATTTAAGCGTTCTAAGTTAAGTATGCTTATCACTTCTGCATGCCTAATCGGCGGAAGTATAGGACTACAAGCATCAGCTGAAGAAACCACAGACGGGGCTACTGAAGAAGTAGAAAGAATTTCTATTACAGGTTCTCGTATCCAGCGTGTGGCTTTAACGGCTAAAACACCAGTTATTGAACTAGATGGCGCAGAATTTGCGATGTCTGGTAATTTAAACGTTGAGCAGAAACTCGCAGAGCTTCCATTAACAGTGCCTTCTTTTGGCCCTAGTTCAAACAACCCAGGTGATGGTACAGCGCGTGTTGACTTACGTGGTTTGGGAAATGAGCGTACTCTTGTACTTGTAAACGGCCGTCGTTGGGTACCAGCAACGCAAACAGGTGTTGTCGACCTTAACACAATTCCAGCTTCGCTTATCGAAGGTGTAGATATTATCACTGGTGGTGCAGGTGCGGTATACGGTTCAGATGCATTAGCGGGTGTTGTAAACTTCCGTCTGAAAGATGACTTTGAAGGTGCAGAAATTTCAGCACTATATGATATCACCGAAGAAGGTGATGGTGAGAAGTTCAACACCGATCTTACTCTGGGCGGTAACTTTGCAGATGATAAAGGTAACGCTACGGTGTATATAGGTTATGCTAAGCGCGAGTCCATCTTCCAAGGCGATAGGGACTTTACGAGCGTAACATTAACTGAAGGCGAAAATAGCCTAGTCCCAGGTGGTTCTTCTGGTATACCAGGCACTCGTGTTTTTGCTGGCCCAACACTGCCTAACGGCACTACATTAGGTCGTTTTGGTCCTAATGGTGAAGGCCTACCTTACACATCAGCAGATGCATTTAACTATGCGCCGGATAACTACCTTCAATTGCCACAAGAGCGATTAACACTTAACTCCTTTGCACATTATTACATTAATGATGATACCCGCTTATATAGCGAGTTATCATTCATTCGCAATGAAGTACCACAGCAATTGGCTCCAACTCCTGCGTTTGTGGGCAATTTAGAAGTGAACCCTAATAGCCCATTCTTTGGTGCTGATGTTCAAGCAGCAATGAATGCGTTAGTACCTGAACTTGACGCTGATGGTGAGCCAACAGGTAATATGATCAGCGCACTTAACGCTGACGGCAATTATGTTTTACCATTCATCGGTCGCCGTATGGTTGAAAATGGCCCTCGCCAAGTAGTCGACACTCGAAACGCTATGCGATTACTGGTAGGGGTTGATGGTTTTATTGGTGATTGGGCATACAATGCTTACTACAGCCGTTCAGAGCTAGATCGCTCAAACCTACTAAATAACGATGTTTCTGAAACACGTTTCAGACAAGCAATCTTGGTTAACGACGATGGCACTGCATGTCAGGATACCTCTGGTGGTTGTGCGCCACTAAACATTTTTGGTGAAGGTAATATTTCACAAGCAGCTATCGACTTTATTAACGTTGGTGCATCGAACGTAACGAATATCAAACAAGAGATTTTCCACATTGATTTTGCTGGAGAACTGCCGTTTACTGTTCCTTCTGCTGATATGCCAGTAGGCTTTGTAATCGGTTACGAAAGCCGCTTCGATGACTCAAGCTTCCGCCCTGACGAGTTCTTAGCATCTGGTGATGTACTTGGCTTTAACGCTGGTGAACCAACTGTTGGTAGTTACAGTGTTGATGAAATCTTCACGGAAATCGACATTCCATTAGTGACAGATGCGGCATTTGCAGAAGATATCACGTTATGGTTCGCGGGTCGTCTGTCTGACTACTCAAACATTGGTAACGCTTCTTCTTTCGCAACGACAATCAACTGGAAAGTGAACGAGTATGTATCGTTCCGTGCTGGTTATCAAGAATCAGTGCGTGCGCCTAATATTTCAGAGCTATTCCAAGGTGCAGCAAATGGCTTCCCAAGCGCAACCGATCCATGTAGTGTGGCTGGTTTTGTAGAAGGTCAAACGGATCGAGCTCTATGTGAGGCGCATGGTGTTGCAGCTTCTCAGGTTGGTGTATTTGAGCAAGCGAATGCTCAAATCGAAGGTAGTTTTGGCGGTAATCCAGACCTGAAAGAAGAAACCTCTGAAGCAATAACGCTTGGTCTTGTTATCACACCAACTGAAAACTTCGACGTTACAATTGATTATTTCGACATTCAAATTGATGATGCTATCGATGTATTAGGTGGTGGTGTAAATAATATTCTTGATATTTGTTATAACCAATTAAAAGATCCTAACTCTGAGTTTTGTCAAGCGATCACCCGCCGTCCGGACGGTAACGTAGACCTTGTAACTGCACTTAATGCAAACATTGCGGAATTAGGTACTAAAGGTTATGACATCAATTTCAACTGGACGACCGAACTTGGCTTTGGTATCGGCGGAAATGGTTCGACACTGAATATTAGTTCAAAGAACACTATTTTAGATGAGTACTTTGAAACACCGAGCGTTGGCTTTACTGAGACTAATTATTGTGAAGGTAAGTTTGGTAATACCTGTGGAACACCTCGCCCAGAATTCCAAAGTAACAACCGCTTTACATGGACTTCAGGTGATTTGACACTTTCAGCGCTAGTTCGCTATATGAGTGAAGTGGATGATGACACTGGAGAAAACGAAATCGCTCCGATTTCTAAAGCTGAGTGGTATCTTGATCTAAGCGCTAGCTATCACTTTACTGACCACGTTGAAGCAACGTTTGGTATTAAGAATGTGTTAGATACTGAACCAACACCGCTAGGTGATGCTCAACAACAAGCTAATACGTTCCCAGAACTATACGACGTAATTGGTCCTCGCTACTTTGTAAGTGCTGTTTATACCTTCTAA
- a CDS encoding GumC domain-containing protein, producing MFLGKLPVDVFIYMAVNIGLLILAFWFYILLLILREFRLFAKQTGGAGTSNPDQQYLLQHCRDAIDKAMKFVEDNQHTIQDLATLQVHLEQQLSEIKRATQEQLSPEEQVKMDDLNSKLIKSHRLIKKLRGDLSKSLDRLKQTRRKLYDQYESTEELQKENDTLKQQLEASKSMGGPSEQEVEQLVATFEKERQDMSKTIDEYKKQIAEQSQALQQLMVQEQEVEDGPKLQAIQKELEQTRDALAHLSKEKKFIESRYLEVVKNQNQ from the coding sequence ATGTTTTTAGGCAAATTACCAGTCGATGTATTTATCTATATGGCGGTGAATATCGGACTACTGATATTAGCTTTTTGGTTTTATATTCTGTTGTTAATTCTGCGAGAGTTTAGGCTGTTTGCAAAGCAAACCGGTGGAGCCGGGACGTCAAACCCAGATCAGCAGTATTTACTTCAGCATTGTCGCGACGCAATTGATAAAGCGATGAAGTTTGTCGAAGACAATCAACACACCATACAGGATTTGGCTACCTTACAAGTCCATTTAGAGCAGCAGCTATCTGAGATCAAGCGAGCAACGCAGGAGCAGCTATCTCCGGAAGAGCAAGTAAAGATGGATGATCTGAATAGTAAGCTAATTAAATCTCATCGTTTAATAAAGAAACTTCGAGGTGATTTGTCGAAAAGCCTAGATCGACTTAAGCAAACAAGAAGAAAACTATATGATCAATATGAGTCTACGGAGGAATTACAAAAAGAAAATGACACACTAAAGCAGCAGCTAGAAGCTTCTAAATCTATGGGAGGTCCGTCCGAGCAAGAAGTAGAGCAATTAGTCGCAACTTTTGAAAAGGAGCGTCAAGACATGTCTAAAACAATTGACGAATATAAGAAGCAAATCGCAGAACAAAGTCAGGCTTTGCAACAATTAATGGTGCAAGAGCAAGAAGTAGAAGATGGTCCGAAGCTTCAAGCTATCCAGAAAGAGCTAGAGCAAACGCGAGATGCGTTAGCGCATTTATCCAAAGAGAAGAAGTTTATAGAAAGTCGCTACTTGGAAGTTGTCAAAAATCAGAATCAATAG
- a CDS encoding ABC transporter ATP-binding protein: MLSMRHLSKAYYTDTIKTQALQPFDLSIEQGEFVAVIGPSGSGKTTFLNITGLLENFCDGSYELDGVNVEKLSDKAKSKLRNEKIGFIFQSFNLIPELNIYDNVDMPLRYRKLSTKERHQRIMDALDKVGLGSRKNHYPSQLSGGQQQRVAIARAIAGKPSFLLADEPTGNLDSKMADGIMELLKEINAQGTSVVMVTHDPQQAAKAQRVIEIRDGVIIERSQCNKAIA; the protein is encoded by the coding sequence ATGCTATCCATGCGCCATCTATCAAAAGCGTATTATACAGATACAATAAAAACTCAAGCCTTGCAGCCATTTGATTTAAGCATAGAGCAGGGAGAGTTTGTTGCTGTGATTGGACCTTCAGGTTCAGGAAAGACAACTTTTTTAAACATTACCGGGCTGCTAGAGAATTTCTGTGATGGTAGTTACGAATTGGATGGCGTCAATGTTGAGAAGTTAAGCGATAAAGCTAAATCTAAACTACGCAATGAAAAAATAGGTTTTATCTTTCAAAGCTTTAACTTAATTCCTGAGCTGAATATTTACGATAATGTGGACATGCCACTACGTTATCGTAAATTATCTACAAAAGAACGTCATCAGCGGATCATGGATGCACTGGATAAAGTAGGGCTAGGGTCTCGTAAAAATCACTACCCGTCGCAGCTTTCTGGTGGTCAACAACAACGAGTCGCAATTGCTCGTGCTATTGCGGGCAAACCCTCTTTTCTACTTGCCGATGAACCTACGGGTAACCTAGACAGTAAAATGGCTGACGGTATTATGGAACTACTCAAAGAGATCAATGCGCAAGGCACGAGCGTTGTGATGGTAACGCATGATCCACAACAAGCAGCAAAAGCACAGCGTGTTATAGAGATCCGTGACGGCGTGATAATTGAGCGGAGCCAATGTAATAAGGCGATAGCTTAG
- the nhaR gene encoding transcriptional activator NhaR translates to MNINFNHLYYFWQVSNEGSIAGASKILHLTPQTISAQLSSLEERLGKPLFVREGRGLRLTDFGILTKQYADDMFSIAKEWLETTQDGSSAIHRTLKVGISDAIPKSLVSKWLAPLIENEQIANLHCIDGQQSELLAQMAMHKLDIVLADKPLDSNLPFKVFCHEIGKSQIGFYGSASSALRLRPTYPHSLQDEPIILPAKNSPVNNSIQFWFQEQGIEVKVAGHVDDSALMKALGQQEFGIFPAPLSIKSELHRHYDVSLIGVIEGTYQNYYAFTPDRLIKDSIFSEFVNFAKGVR, encoded by the coding sequence ATGAACATAAACTTTAATCACCTGTATTATTTTTGGCAAGTTAGTAATGAAGGTAGTATTGCAGGTGCGAGTAAAATACTGCATCTGACTCCTCAAACCATTAGTGCTCAGTTGTCTAGTCTTGAGGAAAGACTAGGAAAGCCTCTATTTGTAAGAGAAGGAAGAGGACTCAGATTAACTGACTTCGGCATTTTGACTAAGCAGTATGCGGACGATATGTTTTCGATAGCCAAAGAATGGCTAGAAACAACACAAGATGGGTCCTCAGCCATACACCGCACACTGAAGGTTGGTATTTCCGACGCCATTCCCAAATCATTGGTGTCTAAATGGCTCGCGCCGTTAATTGAAAACGAACAGATCGCTAATCTACATTGCATTGACGGGCAACAATCAGAGCTGCTAGCTCAAATGGCCATGCATAAACTCGATATTGTTCTTGCTGATAAGCCACTAGACAGTAACTTACCGTTTAAAGTGTTCTGCCATGAGATTGGCAAAAGTCAAATTGGCTTCTATGGTTCAGCTTCAAGTGCTCTACGCCTTCGCCCAACTTATCCACATTCTTTGCAGGACGAACCTATTATTCTTCCAGCAAAAAATAGCCCAGTTAACAATTCCATTCAGTTTTGGTTTCAGGAACAGGGTATTGAAGTTAAGGTTGCAGGTCATGTTGACGACAGTGCTTTAATGAAGGCTTTGGGACAGCAAGAGTTTGGTATTTTCCCTGCACCTTTATCAATAAAATCAGAACTACATCGCCATTACGATGTAAGTCTAATTGGCGTTATTGAAGGCACTTACCAAAACTACTACGCTTTTACGCCCGATAGGCTTATTAAGGATTCAATATTTAGTGAATTTGTAAATTTTGCCAAAGGCGTTCGCTAA
- a CDS encoding efflux RND transporter periplasmic adaptor subunit, protein MAYIPDTSAQDSVVERPKKNKLVILAIGIVALISIYFMLPIATQWLSGQTAVSSDKIHVSSVKRGDFVRDISVQGKVVAARRPTIYSPAQGTVTYLVESGDSVVEGQALAVLDSPELKSEFAQHQAELSRLETELQRQIIQAKKQDLAQENYLGKATVVLNAAKREMRRSENGLQTQVVSDIDYQKAKDDLENAEREYRLAIKEVELLKESQKFEIRTKELEFEAQKVKVAELERQVDALKIASPVSGLVGNLAVEQKNTVAKNQPLLSVVDLSKYEIEVQIPESYSDDLALGMLAEVNLNGDVYTGEIVAISPEIENGRVAGKIRFKDESIQGLRQNQRLTSRIVIEQKQNIAYLPHGQYLDAYNGQFAYVVKEGSAIKTPIQIGLRSIGQVEVLSGLNVGDQVITSDARIFKDAPSVKIIQ, encoded by the coding sequence ATGGCCTATATTCCAGATACGAGCGCTCAAGACTCGGTGGTTGAAAGACCAAAAAAAAACAAGTTGGTGATTTTAGCAATAGGCATTGTTGCTCTCATTTCTATCTACTTTATGTTACCCATAGCCACTCAATGGCTTAGCGGTCAAACCGCTGTTTCCAGTGATAAGATCCATGTTTCATCGGTGAAGCGCGGTGATTTCGTTCGTGATATATCTGTTCAAGGAAAAGTCGTTGCTGCAAGACGTCCCACCATTTACAGTCCGGCTCAAGGTACCGTTACCTATCTAGTTGAATCCGGTGATAGCGTTGTTGAGGGACAGGCGCTTGCTGTTTTAGATAGCCCTGAACTAAAAAGTGAATTTGCACAACACCAAGCTGAGCTAAGTCGGTTAGAAACAGAGCTTCAGCGACAAATTATTCAAGCTAAAAAGCAAGATTTAGCCCAAGAAAACTATTTGGGTAAAGCAACGGTGGTGTTAAATGCGGCAAAGCGTGAAATGCGCCGCTCTGAAAATGGACTGCAAACACAGGTGGTTAGCGATATTGACTATCAAAAAGCGAAAGATGACCTTGAAAATGCAGAACGAGAATATCGCTTAGCAATCAAAGAGGTTGAGTTACTAAAAGAAAGTCAAAAATTTGAGATCCGCACTAAAGAGCTTGAATTTGAAGCGCAAAAGGTGAAGGTTGCTGAGCTTGAAAGACAGGTGGATGCTTTAAAAATAGCCTCACCAGTCAGTGGATTAGTTGGTAACTTAGCGGTAGAGCAGAAAAATACCGTAGCAAAAAATCAACCGTTGTTAAGTGTAGTTGATCTCTCTAAATATGAGATAGAAGTGCAAATACCAGAAAGTTACTCAGATGATTTAGCCCTAGGAATGTTAGCTGAGGTGAACCTCAATGGTGATGTCTACACTGGTGAAATAGTTGCTATCTCCCCTGAAATTGAAAATGGTCGTGTTGCAGGGAAAATTCGATTTAAAGATGAGTCAATCCAGGGGCTAAGACAAAACCAGAGATTAACTAGCCGGATTGTAATTGAGCAAAAACAAAATATCGCCTATCTACCGCATGGGCAATATCTAGATGCTTACAATGGACAGTTTGCATACGTAGTCAAAGAAGGCTCGGCAATAAAAACACCAATACAAATCGGGCTAAGAAGTATTGGACAAGTAGAAGTACTATCGGGGTTAAATGTTGGCGATCAGGTTATTACCTCTGACGCACGAATTTTTAAAGACGCTCCCAGTGTGAAAATCATTCAATAA
- a CDS encoding response regulator — translation MKILLVDDSAATLEIIRRGLVRFRYRKLLIKKAQSAKEALKIIGSWHPDIVLTDWHMPDISGLALVKAIKQKQLDVTMAMVTTVDDREQIKLALDHGAEFVLSKPFADDDLHTKIMPLVVAAEENAKTRQIHTIHKGVPLPQVGQLEKLMIKHIDTELRLYQTHQMEYNPDNLPCVMVAYEDPSSQKVRAIGIFDVYAVCVLAASKGELTEQAGYEAIHQNLITEQMLSACHSALNSTSYAFLDGITRRSLRVKSLQLITKPLNKVKRLYKSAANMRIDLCCQRPNMAQGNILLVGFLS, via the coding sequence GTGAAGATATTGCTCGTGGATGACAGTGCAGCAACACTTGAAATTATTCGTCGCGGCTTAGTCCGCTTCAGATATCGTAAACTGTTGATAAAAAAAGCACAAAGTGCAAAAGAGGCACTAAAAATTATTGGTTCTTGGCATCCAGATATCGTACTGACTGATTGGCACATGCCTGATATTTCAGGACTCGCTCTGGTTAAAGCCATAAAGCAAAAGCAACTTGATGTTACTATGGCCATGGTGACGACGGTTGATGATCGGGAGCAAATAAAGCTTGCGCTAGATCATGGAGCGGAGTTTGTATTATCTAAACCATTTGCTGATGACGATCTTCATACCAAAATTATGCCTTTGGTAGTTGCCGCCGAAGAGAACGCTAAAACTCGACAAATTCACACCATCCACAAAGGCGTCCCTTTGCCTCAGGTCGGACAGTTAGAAAAGTTAATGATCAAACACATAGACACGGAACTTAGGCTCTATCAAACCCACCAAATGGAATATAACCCGGACAACCTCCCTTGCGTCATGGTCGCGTATGAGGATCCAAGCAGCCAAAAAGTGCGAGCAATTGGCATATTTGATGTTTATGCAGTGTGTGTGTTAGCTGCTTCGAAGGGAGAGTTGACCGAGCAAGCAGGTTATGAAGCAATACATCAAAACTTAATAACAGAGCAGATGCTAAGTGCCTGCCACTCAGCATTAAACTCTACTTCTTATGCCTTCCTTGATGGAATAACAAGAAGAAGCCTGAGAGTAAAGTCATTGCAGCTAATCACAAAGCCGCTGAATAAAGTAAAGCGGCTTTATAAATCGGCGGCCAATATGCGAATTGATTTATGCTGCCAACGTCCAAATATGGCACAGGGCAATATCTTACTGGTCGGATTCCTAAGCTAA
- a CDS encoding LytR/AlgR family response regulator transcription factor, whose translation MKNVTILTPSSAVSFGAEISTKLKESLICPRFVYYETIVDILETIERGGIDCLLIDSELAELEKSLFLTSKLSAVSMIKISKNIDTTDQTNLSFKELERRDTLLANLVYATYMMANEKDQTESQSNYIPEQRLIVKDSGHIHVIKVEDLAWVGGAGNYVELHMINRERSILHRDTMSSMEKSLKTFGFSRIHKSSLVNLNAISELKTRDNGDYDVILENGDSLHLSRRYKQNLSSLLQASAN comes from the coding sequence ATGAAAAACGTTACAATCCTTACCCCTTCAAGCGCTGTGAGCTTTGGGGCTGAAATAAGTACAAAGCTAAAAGAGTCACTTATTTGTCCCCGGTTTGTTTACTATGAAACAATTGTTGATATTTTAGAAACTATAGAGCGTGGGGGAATAGACTGTTTGTTAATAGATTCAGAATTGGCCGAGCTGGAGAAGTCACTCTTTTTAACATCAAAGCTATCTGCGGTGTCGATGATCAAAATCAGTAAGAATATAGATACTACAGACCAAACAAACTTGAGTTTTAAAGAGTTAGAGAGAAGAGATACACTACTGGCGAATCTTGTTTATGCAACATATATGATGGCTAATGAGAAAGATCAAACAGAATCACAATCCAATTACATACCAGAGCAACGTTTGATTGTTAAAGACTCAGGGCATATACATGTGATAAAGGTCGAAGACTTGGCATGGGTTGGTGGTGCTGGTAATTATGTAGAACTTCATATGATTAATCGAGAGCGTTCCATTTTGCACAGGGATACCATGTCTTCGATGGAGAAAAGTTTAAAGACGTTTGGCTTTTCTAGGATCCATAAATCATCGTTAGTTAATTTGAACGCAATTAGCGAACTCAAAACAAGAGATAACGGTGACTATGATGTTATTCTCGAAAATGGAGACTCTTTGCATTTATCAAGACGATATAAGCAAAACTTGTCATCATTATTACAGGCCAGTGCTAATTGA